The Arachis ipaensis cultivar K30076 chromosome B07, Araip1.1, whole genome shotgun sequence genome includes a window with the following:
- the LOC107607496 gene encoding uncharacterized protein LOC107607496: MSTRRRGRERGRGRLGNTNLETIGNDPVNFMATLENMAAAMHATVEALGNQTNNGNGDNGGNGPMMLTTFLKIHLPTFGGTTNPTEADNWFQKIEQALHTQQVPEDQRVEFATYQLAGEAQYWWQGTQRLLQQCDATIPWDAFRTEFYKKYFPNSVKTAKELELLQLK, translated from the coding sequence atgtcgactcgcagACGCGGTCGTGAGCGAGGAAGAGGTAGACTAGGAAATACGAACCTTGAAACGATAGGAAATGACCCTGTGAACTTTATGGCCACCCTGGAAAACATGGCTGCGGCTATGCATGCGACTGTTGAGGCGTTAGGCAACCAAACCAATAATGGGAATGGCGATAATGGTGGAAATGGGCCAATGATGCTCACCACTTTTCTGAAGATACATCTACCGACATTCGGAGGAACCACGAACCCTACTGAGGCTGATAATTGGTTTCAAAAGATTGAGCAGGCTTTACACACACAGCAAGTCCCTGAAGATCAACGTGTTGAATTTGCAACTTATCAATTGGCAGGTGAAGCTCAGTATTGGTGGCAAGGGACGCAACGCCTTCTGCAGCAGTGTGATGCTACTATACCTTGGGATGCTTTCCGAACTGAGTTTTACAAGAAATACTTCCCCAATTCGGTCAAGACAGCTAAGGAACTTGAACTGTTGCAGCTGAAGTAG
- the LOC107607498 gene encoding uncharacterized protein LOC107607498 → MRYDGTKDPQEHLTAFEARMNLEGVGDAVRCRAFPITLAGLVIRWFNELPQESITAFPDISQNFLARFTTRIAKANHPINLLGVTQKPGELTKKFLDRFNDECLEIDGLTNSVASLCLTNGLLNKDFRKHLTTKPVWTMQAIQNVAKEYINDEEVNQVVAANKRQLSNPPPWQAPQIDRFMETPRDRAPTKQHKKLPRVGRFTNYMPLMAPIVEVYQQIIDKGILSRPRPLKERTGGNKSLYCDYHKGFGHKTQDCFDFKDALEQAIWEGKLSEFSRLIRESRRRERDHSEEYHSRTVKARQEPMGNVDKPPTFVVNVVVGRNTPPNLGQQQRIPGSSLSRQGVPPLQAKNLP, encoded by the coding sequence ATGAGGTATGACGGGACTAAGGACCCCCAGGAACACCTCACCGCCTTTGAAGCAAGAATGAACCTGGAGGGAGTAGGCGACGCAGTGAGATGCCGAGCATTCCCTATAACGCTTGCCGGCCTGGTGATCCGGTGGTTTAATGAACTCCCACAAGAATCCATCACGGCCTTCCCGGACATCTCCCAAAACTTCCTAGCTCGATTCACCACACGCATAGCCAAGGCAAATCACCCAATAAACTTGTTAGGAGTCACCCAAAAACCCGGGGAGCTGACCAAAAAATTCCTGGACAGATTCAACGACGAGTGCCTAGAGATCGATGGCCTCACGAACTCAGTTGCTAGCCTTTGCCTAACAAATGGCCTGCTAAATAAGGACTTTAGAAAGCACCTCACAACCAAGCCCGTATGGACAATGCAAGCGATTCAAAACGTGGCCAAAGAGTACATTAATGACGAGGAAGTCAACCAGGTCGTAgccgccaataaacggcagctCTCTAACCCCCCACCTTGGCAGGCCCCCCAGATCGATAGGTTTATGGAGACTCCTAGGGACAGAGCCCCGACCAAGCAACACAAAAAACTTCCCCGAGTTGGAAGGTTTACAAACTACATGCCACTCATGGCGCCCATAGTAGAAGTCTACCAACAAATTATAGACAAGGGAATCCTATCCAGACCCAGGCCATTGAAAGAGAGAACAGGAGGCAACAAGAGCCTCTACTGTGATTACCATAAGGGCTTCGGCCACAAGACTCAAGACTGTTTCGATTTCAAAGACGCTTTAGAGCAGGCCATATGGGAAGGAAAATTGAGTGAGTTCTCCCGACTTATCCGAGAATCGAGGAGACGAGAACGGGACCACTCAGAAGAATATCATAGCCGAACTGTCAAAGCCAGACAAGAACCCATGGGGAACGTTGATAAGCCCCCAACTTTTGTGGTCAACGTTGTGGTCGGACGTAATACCCCTCCAAATCTAGGTCAGCAGCAAAGGATACCTGGGTCCTCTCTATCTCGACAGGGGGTCCCACCACTCCAAGCAAAAAACCTCCCATGA